A section of the Pseudomonadota bacterium genome encodes:
- the rplL gene encoding 50S ribosomal protein L7/L12: MKMTKAEILDAIASMSVLELSELITEMEKKFGVSAAAAVAAAMPVPAAAAVAADEEKTEFDVIITGAGDNKVSVIKAVRALTSLGLKEAKDLVDGAPKAVKEGVSKAEADECKKKLEEAGAAVEIK, from the coding sequence ATAAAAATGACTAAGGCAGAAATCTTAGACGCAATTGCGAGTATGTCTGTGCTGGAGCTCTCTGAGCTAATCACAGAGATGGAAAAGAAATTTGGCGTTTCAGCAGCGGCAGCGGTTGCAGCAGCTATGCCTGTGCCTGCAGCGGCAGCGGTTGCAGCAGACGAAGAAAAGACTGAATTTGACGTGATTATTACCGGCGCTGGTGATAACAAAGTGTCAGTCATCAAGGCGGTTAGGGCGCTTACATCACTTGGTCTTAAGGAGGCCAAAGACCTCGTCGATGGCGCTCCAAAGGCAGTTAAAGAAGGCGTATCAAAAGCGGAAGCAGATGAGTGCAAGAAAAAGCTTGAAGAAGCTGGTGCGGCGGTTGAGATTAAATAA
- the rplJ gene encoding 50S ribosomal protein L10 — protein sequence MSLNRKQKEAVILEISEKLSDAQAVVLAEYRGLTVGEMTQLRVNARNSGVYLRVLKNTLAKLAVKGTPFEGLSGDMVGPLAYGISDDPVAAAKVLSDFSKTNDKFLIKVGAMPNRVMSAADVSVLAKMPSRDELLSKLLGTMQAPIVKFVQTLKEVPTKFVRGVAAVRDLKEQEAA from the coding sequence TTGAGTCTCAATAGGAAACAAAAAGAGGCTGTCATCTTAGAGATATCCGAAAAACTCTCGGATGCTCAAGCCGTTGTGCTCGCTGAGTATAGAGGTTTAACGGTTGGAGAGATGACGCAACTCAGGGTTAACGCCCGCAATAGTGGTGTTTATCTGCGGGTTCTCAAGAATACTTTGGCCAAGTTGGCAGTGAAGGGCACCCCATTTGAGGGGCTGTCTGGGGATATGGTGGGTCCTTTAGCTTATGGGATTTCCGATGACCCTGTCGCTGCCGCGAAAGTGCTTAGTGATTTTTCGAAGACTAATGATAAGTTTCTGATTAAGGTCGGTGCGATGCCGAATCGGGTGATGTCCGCAGCGGACGTCTCTGTTTTGGCGAAGATGCCAAGTCGGGATGAATTGCTTTCGAAGTTGCTGGGCACTATGCAGGCGCCAATCGTAAAATTCGTTCAAACCCTCAAAGAGGTACCAACGAAATTTGTAAGAGGTGTTGCTGCAGTCAGGGATTTGAAAGAACAAGAAGCAGCGTAA